GTTCCGAAAAGTTTGTCGGTCATGTTAGCCCTGCCTTACTGCATTCCAGAGCGCGAGCGCCTGTCTGGTTTCTTTTACATCATGAACCCGCAGGATGTGAACGCCTTGTGCCAGCGCCGCAAGCCCAACGGCAATCGAGCCGGGCGCGCGGGCTTGCGGATCGGGGGCATTGCTCAGCCGCCCGATAAAACCCTTGCGCGACGCACCAAGCAAGAGCGCACAGCCCAGCCCATGAAACAGCGAAAGACCGTTCAGAAGCGCGAGGTTATGCGCCATCGTCTTGCCAAAGCCGATGCCGGGATCAACGATAATGCGCTCACGCGGGATACCTTGGCGTTCAAGCAGCGAGATTTGCGCGGCGAGGAAATCATACACATCAAGCAGCACGTTTTCATATTGCGGATCGTCTTGCATGGTGCGCGGGTCACCTTGGGCGTGCATCACACAGACCGGCAGGGCGGCCTCGGCACAAAACTGTGCCAGTGCCGCATCATGGGTGAGGCCCGAGACATCGTTTACAATAGCAGCGCCCGCTTCCACCGCCGGGCGGGCGACACTGGCTTTGCGGGTGTCAATGGAAATTGGCACGGTGATGGCACCTTTGAGGGCGGCAATCACCGGTTCGGTGCGGGCGATTTCAACCGCGTCCGGCACCGGCGCGGCACCGGGGCGGGTGCTTTCGCCACCGATGTCGATTATATCCGCCCCGTCAACGACCATTTGCAACGCATCGGCGCGCGCTGTGGCAATGCCGACATGACTACCGCCATCCGAGAAGCTGTCGGGCGTGACATTCAGAATTCCCATGATCCGTGGCATCTCAAGGCTCAACCCGGCAACGGCGGCACGCGGGGCGGTAAGCCGTGCGCGCATGTTGGCCGGGATCTCGCCTGCGGCAATCACGCGAGCGCGCTCACGGGTTATTTCTTCGGCATGGGTAAACCACAGCGGCCCCCCAGCAAGGCAAAGCGCCCCGTCGGGGCGGCATTGGCCGGATTGCACCAGCGGGCGGTAATAATTGACAGTCATGGCGATTGCTTGCGCCATTGGGCGGCCCTTGGCAAGCGTCAGAGCGTGGCGCGTTCAAGCGGTTGCGCGCCGCACGGGAAATCGCAGGCCAATTTCGGCAAAGCCTCGCCGATAGACAGGAAGGCAGCGGCGTGCATCGCCCCGGCAAACCAAAGCGCCAGTGCGAGCGCGTCATGGCCTTTGACGGAGGGGCCTTCGACCGCATCAAGCACGATCTTTGAGGGTGCCCAGACACTGATCTGGCCATGTTTCATCGCCCAGTCGAGCTCAGTCCGGGTTTCCACGACGACGCAGCGCGGGTCACGCGCCGCCAGCACCCATGCGTTCTGCTCAATCGCCAGAAGGTCAATCCGGCGCTGAGTCATCGCATGGCCGGTTTCCGGCACAATCAGATCGGACGGACCAACACAAAGCAGCACCGGCACGTCGCCCGCCTCCAACTGGTCAAGCCAGCCGGTGAGATGCGCCGAGCCAATCGCCGGGTTGGAGAGATAGACCACCCGAGGGTGCGGGCCGTCCTCAGGTTCGGGAATGGCGGCGGTTATCACCCGGTCATCCCTTGCGCGGACGATCTCAACCCCCAGCGCGCCGGGGCCGCGATCAAGCTTTTCGATGCGCACGAAAACCCGCTCCGCCTGCGGCTCAAGCAAGATCCGCTCGGCAATGCGTTCAGCCAGCGTTTCCAACAGGTTGAGCCGCTCAGCTGCAAGCTCGGCGGCGATGGCTTCGGTCACCTTGTCATAGCTCAGGATGCGGTCAACATCATCGTCGATACGGGTGTCGAGCGGGCGCACCTCGACCACGATATTGAAACATATCCGCTGGGTGGTGCCGCGCTCTTGTTGGAACGCACCGATTTCAACCTCGACGATGTGATCGCGCAGGGAAATCCGGTCAAGCGGGTCGGAACCGCCGGTGGCACGCGACCGCGCATCGGGATGCGCGAAGGCCAGCGTAATTTCATTGCTCATAAGGCTCTCCGACCGGGGCTTTCAGGGTTTCTTAGCGAATCCGGCATGGAAATGACAGGCAGGTGCGGCGTTCCGGCGAATGTTTGCGCCATGTCGCCTGTGCGCTTTCAGAGCCATCAGGGATGAGAACCGCTCAAGTCACGTAAGCGGGGGCGACCAGCCGCCGCCGCGCCCGCCCCTCCCGATGGGCGGGCGCATGGCTGATGCGGGGCACCAAACGGGTGATTTGCGGATACCGGCGATAAACCGCGCCGATCATCGGGCGTACTGCGCCCACCCAGGGGCGGGCGCGGCGGCAACCAACCCTTTGGCGTGGGCGTCAGCCCGAAGTGCGCCCGTTGCGATCAACGGCAATAAGGGCCGCCGCGATATCGCGCTGTGTCGAAATGAAAATGGTTGCGGTGAAAGCGGTTGGCATTCGGCCCGAGCACAGTTCCGAACGGCCCGCAGGCAAGCTTGTGCATCCGGCGCAGCGCCTTGCCTTTCCAGCCCTTGCGCCAGTCA
This is a stretch of genomic DNA from Aquicoccus sp. G2-2. It encodes these proteins:
- the folP gene encoding dihydropteroate synthase, which codes for MTVNYYRPLVQSGQCRPDGALCLAGGPLWFTHAEEITRERARVIAAGEIPANMRARLTAPRAAVAGLSLEMPRIMGILNVTPDSFSDGGSHVGIATARADALQMVVDGADIIDIGGESTRPGAAPVPDAVEIARTEPVIAALKGAITVPISIDTRKASVARPAVEAGAAIVNDVSGLTHDAALAQFCAEAALPVCVMHAQGDPRTMQDDPQYENVLLDVYDFLAAQISLLERQGIPRERIIVDPGIGFGKTMAHNLALLNGLSLFHGLGCALLLGASRKGFIGRLSNAPDPQARAPGSIAVGLAALAQGVHILRVHDVKETRQALALWNAVRQG
- a CDS encoding dihydroneopterin aldolase, whose product is MSNEITLAFAHPDARSRATGGSDPLDRISLRDHIVEVEIGAFQQERGTTQRICFNIVVEVRPLDTRIDDDVDRILSYDKVTEAIAAELAAERLNLLETLAERIAERILLEPQAERVFVRIEKLDRGPGALGVEIVRARDDRVITAAIPEPEDGPHPRVVYLSNPAIGSAHLTGWLDQLEAGDVPVLLCVGPSDLIVPETGHAMTQRRIDLLAIEQNAWVLAARDPRCVVVETRTELDWAMKHGQISVWAPSKIVLDAVEGPSVKGHDALALALWFAGAMHAAAFLSIGEALPKLACDFPCGAQPLERATL